In Lycium ferocissimum isolate CSIRO_LF1 chromosome 3, AGI_CSIRO_Lferr_CH_V1, whole genome shotgun sequence, the genomic window TTTACATGTATTGAGCTCTTCAGTTCTTATCTTAGCAAGcttttgtccaaaaaaaaaaaaaaaacttatcttAGCAAGCGGTTTGATTTTAACATCTCGTAAGTAGCGAAGTGTACACTTGAAGATGATGTGACTCATGGCCTGAATGGACTAATAAAAATGAATACGATGAAGATTTCTTGAATgggtttcttttttgtttatcgTGCTCAATTGTCTGGTGAGTGTGCTTTTAAATTTTGCTTCTGAAAGTTCTGCAAAGTAGAATAACTTTTGTAGGCTTAAGTTCAATGGATTTGTAAATAACTGTGTGGGAAATGAATAATGAAATTGGTGATAAGAATTTTATAGTGGTGTACAATAGAACTGACAACATGCACAACTTGATTCTACTTGGTAGCATTTGAACTGCCGTTATTCTAATGTCATATAAATAAGGaggaaaaattatattttcgtGAACTGATATAAACTTACCCTAGGTGACAGTTAATTGGGCTCATTTGTTTGCTTAAATTTGATGTAGTGTTACTTACTTCAAGCATCTCCTTTTAATGTAAATACCAAGCCACTTCAGCTATGGGCATAGATTAACAGGGAATTCTACAGGCTATAATGAATTATTCAATTGCAGGGAAATACAACAATGACTAAAGAATTATGTTGTTGAATACTGCACTAAGAGTTGAGAACCTCGAGTTTTGAAGATGGTTTCTAGGAAAGACAACTGCAGACAAGTATATTCTCATTCTATAACTTAGTAATTTGATTTCTCAATCTGGTGTTCATCTGCTAACAATGAGGTGATCAGGATCCGTTCATGTTTTACATAAATGGAGAGGCGAGGGAAATCTTGCTTAGGAGTTGATGAAGGCTGCTTGAAATTGTTGTAATTTTAATATGAACTCATCTACCTTATTGTAAGCAGGACTTAGCAACATATGCAAAGGCATGACATGGTGAAGCATTGGATCACACTTAACAAACCTTATACATATTTATGGTACAAGGTTATCATCTCGGCAGCCAGTCATCACAGGGGCGATAAGCACTGAAGACATTTCCTAAAATCATTGAATTCTTTGAGATTTGAGTCGGGATAAATAAGTTGTCACTCTTGAGATTGAAAGTGTCTCACGATGTAAAATCTATATTTACTGTTAAGTtagattatttcatttttgATATCCATcaggtgtgtatgtgtgtatgactTTATGTGCCTCAAACTCAAATCGATGCAGGACTATTGCAGGACAACAATACTCTTTTGATTTCATCAGGAGGTTTCTACTATTATGTCAATATAGAAATGCTTCACAAAGTGTGTATGTATAACTTGACTTTGCTGAACTCTCAGGGTCAAGGTGCATATGTATTCGTGCATCATCATTCATGCTCATTCAAATTTTCTATATCTGATGTTCAATATTGTTcacataaaaatacatttaAGCCGGAATGTTGGGCGCGGGCTTCACTACTAGTTTATTCTCATAATTCTTAGTAGTTTTTTTCAACAGTGACTTGCCGCAATTTCAATAGTTgactttccatttttttttttttttaagagaaaagatAACAACACACATTATTGTATAAAAATGGGGCCCTGAAATTTATGGGGCCTAAGGCAAAGGCCTTAGTGCCTCCCCATTAAGCCGGCCCTGAAATTCCATACTTGCGATTAGATCGGTATTTAGATTTTGTGATAAGATTAGAATGTGGCAATTAAAAATGAAGGTTGAGATAAGTTCTAATAACATCTTGATAACTATATGAACATTTTGGAACATTTTAGATGGCATCACAGACTGGGAACAAATTTCATCTACTTTCTCTGTCGCGCACccattttcttttctgttttttttttctttggcatttTGAATGTTTGGCAATGCCTAAATCAGTCCttcaattattattttcatttttttttgttatttcaaatttcaactctTCTAGATGAGGTAGCAGACAACAGAGATCACTGACTAAATAATCTGAAAATTAGAACGAGAAATAGAAAATTATGGCAGTTATTTTTTCCTTGAGTTCAACTAAAAGAGAATATCTTGACATAGAAAGTTATGGCAGTTATTTTTACCATGAGTTTAACTAAAAGAATATCTTAAAAATAAGCATGTCACGTTGTTTTCTCTATAAAACAAGAATTTTGTGTGTTAATCTAGTGACAAgcagtgttaaaaaaaaaaaaaaaaaaattagagaccaGCTTGCTTTCTGAACTTAATAGATCCATAAGGTTGAAATTaagtaagaaaaggaaaacGGACTGGTCAGAGACAATGCATAGTCATTTTGCCGATACACTTCGTTGACAAAAGAGAAGATTATCTATTACAATAAATAACTATTATGTAATGCCTTTTCAATAGTAATTTACACCTTTTTCTGAATAAGTTAAGTACATTTGAAAACGTTAATTAATTAGCAAAGTATTGAAATAGGGACAAGCGGATCTTCCATAAACTTGCTTTTGAACGAACTTtatattaatttgatttgaaataGGGACAAGCAGATCCACAATTGTTGAACTCGCTTTGAGCCCATTGACCCtgatataaattttaaattcaaaacAACGTGTCTCTTCACTTTCAATaggcttcttttcttttaatttgacTTTCAAGACTTTGCAGTTTTTCCTTTAGTGATTTGGACAcgcacttatatataaaaaaaaataaaaaataaaaagagagggagagagacgCAGCATAACAATTCATTTTAAGAACTGAAAGTTGGAGACCATGCTCGAGAAATGACTAATGCATTAATCACAATAATCATTTTACCACGGTGTAGTCATGAGGGAATTACACTATAGAATTTATTCACGTGTTAACTAATAATGTATAAACGGTCATAATTAACAAAACATGAATTTATATGCAGTACTATATGTTTCTTACCTTAATGATTAAAATTCTCTTTAGTTACTCTAATTGTTAATATGTGATACTTTTACTATCAATTAACAAAACATGAATTTTATTAGCAGTACTATATTTTTCTTACCTTAATGATTAGTTAAATTTCTCTTTAGTTACTCTAATTGTTAATATATGATACTTTTATTCTATTATATTTTATTGCGCCTTACAATAACATAAAGTTCCCCGATAACTTCATTTGAGTTTCATGTTATCCGGAATTTGATAAGACAACTAAATGTTGAACCAAGTTAGAATTAAGGcgattatttttcttttgtataaCCAGTCAAACACAATATTAAgcattcaaaattttatgccaagccattttttttttttgttaatatgtAGACAACACGACCCCTAGTGGTGTAGTGATTACTTTATTTCGACTGGTGAGAACAGCATTCTAGTTAGTTGACTAAATTTATAGTTAGTTCGACCTTTCGAACAATAAAGTAAtgagtatattttatttgaataaaaaaaaaggcgTTCTATCATCATTACAATGATTTAAAATTATAAcaacctttccttcttacttGCATGACCTAGCTGATTTGAAGTAAGTAAAAAAGTCGACTCGTAATAAAAGACAACCTCTAATacatcttttatatatatatatatatacagcatATTACGTGTTTGCccttatatcttttttttttatcacaattgattttctttttcctgatacgagaaaaatagatttttttttttatttggctaatttatttatttttttggaagaaaaaggtTTTGGATTCGTACAAATAAAGGTTCCTTCCTTCTCATTTAGTAGTATCCACAATGTACCTATTAAATTTCCATGACTGAGAATTTAGTAGAACTCGGCCACAGATACATCACATAAACATAGAAACAAAGAGGAGAGAAATTGGAAAGGAGAATGagatatttttcttatatattcAACAATGAGTACAAGTGGTGTTTTATAACTACCTTCCACTAACAATCACGTGCAATCTTAACAACCTACAACTAACTCATCATAGCTGAAAAAGGACAGCTAAGATCCAGCTGCCACACAACCATACATCAGTTTGTATATCACGTGTATACACTAATATACAAGACTTGTATACTGGTCACATGTATATCATTCGTATACGTGTGTATACTTACAAACTTAACACTTCCAAACTTAACATTCCCCCTCAAGCTGGGGGTGAAACACATCAAGCACACCTAGCTTGGATAAAAGAAAGTGATGTTGAGCAATTCCTAACCCTTTGGCTAGCAAGTCTGCAAGTTGCAGTCTAGAGCTCAAAAACTCATTTTTGACCAAACCATCCTTAAGTTTCTCCCTCAAAAATGATAATCTATCTCAATATACTTAGTCCTCTCATGAAAAATAGGGTTGGATGCTATTTGCAATGCTACCTTATTGTCACAATATAGCTTGATAGGTAGTGTGATTGACACCTTCAAATCTTGTAGTAAACCAGCTAACTAGTTAACTTCAGCCACTGCTGCTGCCACGTTTCTGTACTCAGCCTTTGTTGAACTCCTGCTGACAGTATCTTTGCTTCTTGACTTCCATGAGATCAAAGAACCTCCTAGTTGCACCACATACCCTGTGATTGACCTCTTTGTATTGGGACATGATGCCCAGTTTGCATCACAAAAAACTGTCAAACTGTTGATACAGCTTCTCTTCAGTAGTATCCCTCGCCCTGGGGATTTCTTTAAGTATCTCAACACTCTCATAGCTGCTTCCCAATGTGATCTTTTAGGACATTGCATGAATTGATTGCGAACTTGTACTGCAAAGCAAATATTTAGTCTGGTGGCCAAGTAAATCAACTTGCCCACGAGCTGTTGATAACTAGGAATGCCATCAAGAAGTGGATCATATGTCTTCCTGGGGTCATCTATAGTCTTGAGTAGTCTGGCATACTCTATTGTGGTGAGtttcaaattcaacttcatGGGTGTGGAAGTAGACTTTGTACCACGTAACCCCATAGTTGATAGCAACTCTAGAGTGTATTTCCTCTGGTTCAATAGGATACCAATTTTGGATCTCAGTACTTCAATGCCTAAAAATACATGAATTGTCCCAGGTCCTTAACTTTGAAGTTGTCAAGCAATGTTTGTTGTGCTTCTTCAATTAACTTCTTATTACTTCTTGTAATCAGAAGATCATCTACATACACTATAGAATCACCACAATGTCACTCTCAGACTGCTTAGTGAATAAAGAATGGTCATATGGACTTTGTGAAAAGCCTGTTGTAAGCAAAGCATtagataatttaatatttcattGTCTAGATGTttgtttcaaaccatacaaGGATTTTAATAGTCTGCACACCTTGTTCTCCCTCTGTCTATAAAATCCTTGTGGCAAGGACATGTATACTTATTCATACAAATCCCCTTGAAGAAATGCATTATTAACATCCATTTGTAGCAAAGGCCAATCTTTTGATGCTGCAATGCTGATGATAGTCCTTACTGTGGCCATCTTAGCAACTAGTGAAAAAGTCTCATTATAATCCAATCCTTCCTGCTGAGTATAACCTTTAGCAACTAACCTTGCTTTATATTTATCTATTGAACTACCAGCCAAATATTTGATCTTGAACACCCATTTGGAACCAATGGCTTGTTTCCTACTAGCAAGTCTACAACTTTCCAAGTATTGTTGCTCTCTAAGGCTGAAATTTCATCTTGCATAGTTGTTATCCGTTTAGGATCTTGAGCAACTTCTTTGTAAGACTTAAGTTTCACTTCATTAGAGAAAGCACCTAACTATGCTTGATAGGAACCAGATAAGTGTGAATAGTTAAGATGATCTGCGAGAGGATAAGTACAATTGGCAGAAGGTTTAGAACTAGTTATATAGTCTTTCTGCCAAACTGGTACTTTGACTGTTCTTATTGGTCCAGGTTGGATGGGAGTTATTGATGAATTAACACTAGAAAGATCTATTATATGAGGAGCTTCAACTTGTTCAGTGACAACATCAGGAATACTCTCATTCTGAACATCAGGAATTAGAGTATGACTTTCTTCAGGTGGAGAAAATGAGGGAGGATAGATATCTAGGTTGTTAGTAACTACACAACTTGGAACTTCAGCATTTCTAAGTTCGAGAGGCTTCAAAGGTGTAGTGTCGAAATTGCATACAGATTCTGCAGCATCAAACACGTCTGCAGTTTTAATGGAATTGGCAGTTTAAAAAGTAAAAGTGTATTCCCTAAATGTGACATCTCTATTGACAAAGAGAACCTTTTCAATTAAGTCAATATCCAATTAACATTGCTTTTCTAGCTCTAGGGTCAAATTTATCTCCTTTTGGTAGTTTACGGGCATAACACAGACAACCAAACACTCTAAGGTGATCAAGCTTGGGTAGTTTATTATGTAGTATTTCATATGGAGATTCTCCTCCAAGGACATCTGAGGGAAACTTATTGATCAAATAGACAGCTGCTTTGGCACAATCTCCTCAAAACGGTATAGGAACAGAACTTTGAAATCTCAATGCTTTAGCCATTTTTAATATATGTCTATGTTTTCTTTCTACTACTTCATTTTGTTGTGGAGTATATGCACAACTACTTTGATGAATGACCCTATTACTACTAAACAGTTCAATATATGAAGAGTTAAAGAATTATGTATCATTATCAGACCTGATCGTCTTAATAGACAATTCAAACTGATTCTTTATCAAAATAAGGAAATCTTTTAGCACTACAATGACTTCACATTTAGACTGAATCTGACATAGCCAAGTATACCTGCTACAGTCATATACTATAGTAACAAAGTAGTGTTTCTTGTCATGAGTAGGAATCCTGTATGGGCCCCAAACATCAGCATGAATCAATTCAAACTTCCTGAGTGGTTTACTTTCACTATTAGGAAACTTTAGTCTATATTCTTTAGCTAGAGGACAGATCTCATAATTATTCAAACTTTATGAGTGGTTTACTTTCACTAATAGGAAACTTTAGTCCACATTGTTTAGCTAGAGGACAGATCTCTCAATTGTGTTGCACATTCTTGCTGGAGATCCTTTGCAAAGTTTCAATATGCTGCATTGTGTTTATTGAAGCATGTCCAAGGCTTAGATGCCATAACCTTGCATTAGCATTATTGTAAGTCTTGTTAACTGCTGCTGCATTTGCTGCACTTATTTGAGTTCTCACTTCTTGTAATACATACAAACCATCTCTCTCTTTACCAATCCCTATCACCTTGCCATTGAAGAGCCCCTGAAACACacaaaaattaggaaaaaataaCACTGAACATAAAAGTTCCCTAGTTAGTTTGGATAAAGATAATAAGTTGAACTTAAAGTATGGAACATAGAGCATATTGTCTAGTTATGGATCTCATTAGGATCTTGGAATTCCCTGCTCTTTCAATATGACACTTAATTCCTGTTGGTACTTGTACTCCACTAGAATGTAAATTGTCTAATCTCCTAAGTGTATTTAGTAAGTCTTTACTAGGTGTAATGTGGTGTGTTTATCCACTGTCAACTATCCATTCATATGTTTTACTTACATTGGATGGTAATGTAGTAATACCAGCTACATTTGTAGAACAACTTCCAGGTGTTGTCCTCTCCATTCTATTCACCAGATCTTGACATTATTCTTCAGAAAATTGATGTCCAAAAGCATGTCTTCCAATAGTTGATGTCTCTCCTTCTTTAGCAATATGTGCTGCAGGTTTGAAATCATTGTTCCCTCTTTgctcatttcctttctttttactCTTGAAGTCTGTTGGATAGCCTATCACTTTATAAAATCTATTCTCAAAGTTCCCCTATATCCACAATGTTTGCAAGGCACTCCATATCCAGTCTTATAACCTTGATTTCCGTAACTAGTTTTATAGccttgatttccttgatttcttTCTGCTAGTAAATTTTGAAAGTTCTTTGTGTTTGTCCATCACACCTAATGCTCTTTGGCTCTCCTCTTGTGTTGACACTGCATAGGCTTCATTAACTGTCATAACTATCTTTCTGGCCAAAATACTGCTTCTAATTGCACTATAAGTTTCATTCAATGCCATTAGGAATTGCAACAACATCTGAGATTTCAAGTGAACCACATAGCCATTACGATTGCCTGATTTCTCACATTCACAACCTAGTGTTGGACTCATAACATCCATTTCTGCCCATAGATCCTTCAATTTTGAATAGTAAATTGTAACAGAATCATTACCTTTCTTAAGATTCCCAATCTCTGTCATGATAAGCTTTAGTGAGGTCTGATCTATTAAACCGTTCCTCAAATGCATACATGATTCCTGGCAATTATTCACTTGCAAATGTACTTGCAATCCATGATACTACTATTGCATTGCTTTTTTCCCACTGTTCATCCAAAGCTCCTGTGTATGCACTTTTTGCACAAGTTCCATCTATGCAACCTAGCTTTCCTTTTCCCCTTAGTGCTAGTTTCATTGATCTGCTCGAAAGAGCATAATACTCTGGATCAATAAGCTTCATTGGAATTAAAACAACACCAAGTGCATCTGACGCTTGAAGGTAACGTGGATGATTATGATCTAGTGCAGTTACTTCATTAACTGCCATTGGTGCTACATTTTCGTTGGCCACCATTGTTATTGCTTGTTTTCAAAGCTTCGAGTTTATGTGTTACTTTTGTTTATTGCATAATCTAATTACGTGTATAtcattgctctgataccatattaAATTTCCATGACTGAGAATTTAGTAGAACTCAGCCACGGATACATCAGATGAACACAAAAACAAAGAGGAGAGAAATTGGAAAGGAGAATGagatatttttcttatatattcACCAATGAGTACAAGTGGTGTTTTATAACCACCTTCCACTAACAATCACGTGCAATCCTAACAACCTACAACTAACTAATCATAGCTGAAAAGGACAGCTAAGATCTAGCTATCACACAACCATTCATCAGTTTGTACATCACTCGTATACACTGATATACAAGACTTGTATACTGGTCACATGTATATCATTTAATTTGTATGCGCATGTATACTTACAAACTTAACAGTAGCCCTAAGGAGTTTTGGAGTCTTGTTTAGGAAGAGACTTTTGTTAAATATAAGTGTTATCCATCACTtatttgaaccttttttttttctgagtaAAATTGTGAGGTTATTTCTCTCAATATATTTGGTATTCTCTTTTATATAATGAATTGCCCATCTCCTCTTAAGGATGTAAAGTGATTGAATGAACCATGTTAATTTTATCGTCTTTTAAAATATGGCTTGCTAGCTTTTGTATGACACGTGATTATTTCAAATCTAACacagaaagaaaggaagttcaTGAATGACGAATTGATAATAATGATAGACGAAAAACATGTACATTACGCGTTTCTATAATTacttttcatatttcttttgtgtttttgtCTGACAAAAGAAGACTGCCTAAAGTAGTACACAAAAGAAATCCACATTCGTGCTATCAGCTCATGTTGAATCACTTCCAACCCTATATAGAGGACAGACAAATCAACTAAATATATACAATATGATGTCGGTTTTAcatgttggtttttttttttctgggtgTCAATGTAAAAGGTCATGACCAAAGGCTGCTGCTTAAGTACGTGCATTCGCATGAACATGAACTAGAACCAAATTAAATGCTTAAAGGTGAGTGAAAATAGTATATGGattcaaatatttatatattgatatagtataaaaatatttatactattagTATAATTAAAGATACTATAGTAGATTAATTAATTACCAAATTTACTAAATCGGTCAAATCATAACTATTTTACATTAAGAATAAAtagttaaaaatatttgttaaaaaaataaaatgaggaGGTACGCATCAAATCGCAAACCACAAAAGAGCTTAGTGCTAGGAAGCAAAATCTAAAGGGAGATTTCTAAAATTGTTCCTAATAATAAGGAGGaagatatatattttatgtgattaacttATTTTAGAACTATGAGCCGGAAGTGTCTAATAGGAATACTATATTATGTATTCAGGTGCTGATCAATTATTGGCATGAATAATTAaggtaaatttttttgaaatattaaatttgtaatcttgaaaataagatatatatattatttgttaCAACATGTAACAATAAcctgttaatataaaaaaattcttaaacGAACGTATGGATAACTCAAACTCAATATCTATTGATACAAGTCTCAAATATTGACCTTATAAGACCCCGTATGTCTACGCTCCAACAAAAAAGGAGGTATGATCGATCTTATATGTTTGCCGCCGAGTTATTAGTCAAGAATAATTAGCTTTTCCTCTCAACAAGTCATGTAGAGAAGTAGAAAATATGGAAAAGTTTGGTGAGGAAAATATGGAATTGTTTTGTTTCTTGCCCCACTGAAAAAGGAAAGAGCACAAAGTAACCAGTCACTTTGCCGACAGTTGCACTTTGCCAAATTAAGGATCAATCCACACCGGGGGGAGCACATGATCAGGATCGGGAACAGAATAAGATTGAGGAGCGAGGTAAAATCATTCTCATAAGGAGCAAATTTAGCGGATGGGAATaacattttaatcttcttttgttatcattttatacatgaaaaaagaagaagcaataAGGTAATACCGGCTAACTTAAATAAATGTTAAGACAAACATAAGGTATTATTCAGAGGCGGATTCAGAAATACAACTTTATGGGTTCAACATTTAAGATTAGCACATTAAACCTATTTATAAGTTATGATTTCAGCCCTACTAATTATTGCGTTGAATATGTGACTTTTTATATGAACATGATGCTATAAGACTATATCTGTAGATGGTATGAttaattaaagaagaaatatttgATTAAtcctatttatttatgtaaaaAGTAATTATAAATAgagttaaatatatatattgagaaCCATTAATTACTCTTTCTTTTGTTAAAAAAGGATATAAATTGATTAAAAGTCTATtctttcatttcaaaattcACACGTTTAAATTCCGAATTAGCCAGTATTTTGTTGTTATGCATTGCTTACTTCTCCAAGAGAAAATTTTCATGTTAATGTTTAACGAGTGATGCATTTTGGAAGCGGACAAAAATGGTAGTTTCTTCTAAAAACACCTTTTGCTTTTATTGGATTTTTAGGAATTTCTTGAATCAATGAATGAAAGGTTTTGTAGGCTTTCTTTGTATTATTgttttttctcaagttttttttttttaaaaaaataggctTTATACGATAGTCCATAATTCTTTTTCTATCTGTAGCTGAATGACATGAAAtacttttagcttaaaaaatcTATGAACTATCGCATAATTATTTTAACATCTTAATTTATAttaatttagaaaagaaaagtcattgGACCATCGCGTAATTATTCAAGTATCGAAATTTTTAGTCAAAACtagtactctctccgtcccaatttgtttgaaggttgACCAGTTTAGTGAGTCAGACAACTTTTTCTTTGacttaattttaaatataaatttttcgagtattttataatataatttacatatttgaaaactacataaaaagtactataagtcaacataactaataattcataatatatataaaaaaaaaattagagaaaattGTAGTCAAAGAAAAAACTGTTTGACTCCCCCAAACTGGTCAAcgttcaaacaaattgggacggagggagtactaataTATATGCCTGGAAAGTTCAAGCTGAAGTTAAGTAGGCGCTTTAAACAATATGTTAATAAAGCTTGACATAGTCTTTAATTTTCTGCTTTTGCGAGTAGAAGGTGACATGTTTTTTAAGACGGTGTCTCATTGTTGaaagtcctaaatattagatatcaatcaatttaaataaatttttgaccGTCAATAATCCTATTGACAATGAAGCAAGAATTCAAAAAAGAAATAGTGGATAATGTGGGGGTTATTATAAGGTGTATTATTGGTTATCTAGGAATTGTCTACTTTTAAGGGTAATTTTGTTAAACTCTGATTAAGTCATGTCGTGTATGATCATACTGAAAATCAAACGTTATATGAGTGATGcgaagttttcattttttttttaataggaaTGGCCGGATCCTTTACAAAAATGCTTTTGTTGTATGGTACAGGTTAAGGTCACTAAATAATAGTATAGAATTATAGGTAACTatattctttttcttacttcatGCTATAATCGGGCCTAAGAaaacttaagaaaaaaaattataatacatGATAGGTCCTTTAAAAATTAAgaccaagaaaaataatttccataACTAAGAAGAAATGGCTTTGCAATTGTGCATGCAGGTTGTCTGTGACaagcaggggcggagctaccTTCCCGAGGGGTGTCAATCGACACCCCTTCTGCCGGATAATTACATTGTATAGATAGATGATTTTTGATTTTCAAGTATGTATACTAGTGTTGACATTCCTTGACACAAGTTTAAAGTTTAGCGCAACGGTTAAGGGGTTGCAAAATTTGTTAAGGTCGCGGATTCGAACCTTGGTGGCATTATGTCTATAGTCTATATTTTTCGACACCCCTTCCACTGGTGAGAAGACATATTGTTGGTTAATTGATGAGTAAGCATTTCATGTGTGGAAAGGGATACCAAAGACTGGAGGGTAAAAGGTTTCAATTGAAAGGCAATTTAcatggatgatggaacatcttttctttttatcatcTGGGGTTCAAATCTGATTGACTTGTCAAAAAGTTCCTTATTCTCAAAGCTCCAATCTGCAACCTCTAGACTTTAATGATGGAATTGGATGAGCATCTACCACAATCCTTAGTGGTCACTTGCAACAAAAAGGTCTTACCTTGTTTGTTATTTATATCGAATCAATGAATACATGATATGTGTTTGCGCATATATTTTTGATACTTAACCATGGTCAATTAATATACACTCAGCTTTCACCGCATTAAATTACTAAACTATAATAAATTCATATGACGGTATAAACATCCGATGCGGTAAGTATTTACCCACTTGAAACATCAACTTAATTTATGTTCGATAATAAAATCATCAGGTAACCAAAAAGTTTGACTTATattcaaaaatatattatattgtgcaTTAGGAATAGACTAGCAGACATAAGAAACCATGGCAGGAGCAAGGCCCATCAACTTCATTTgctttttcaaaatcattaggaaattaaacaaaattaacttAGACTCAAATCTTTCAAGATTTGGTTCATACTATATTACATTTTAGTTTTCCTTCCACTAAAATAATTAAGTTACATCAATTTTATTTGGGTAAAACTTTTCATTCTCTCCATAACATTAACTTGGTGAAAATCCTCTAGGAGTTAAATTAGACCCCTCTAATTTGACAATATAGAGAGATCATGACTTATTAAATCAGATGAACATGCATGTTCCATTAATC contains:
- the LOC132048977 gene encoding secreted RxLR effector protein 161-like, yielding MGLRGTKSTSTPMKLNLKLTTIEYARLLKTIDDPRKTYDPLLDGIPSYQQLVGKLIYLATRLNICFAVQVRNQFMQCPKRSHWEAAMRVLRYLKKSPGRGILLKRSCINSLTVFCDANWASCPNTKRSITGYVVQLGGSLISWKSRSKDTVSRSSTKAEYRNVAAAVAEVN